From the genome of Brassica oleracea var. oleracea cultivar TO1000 chromosome C4, BOL, whole genome shotgun sequence:
GTTTTATAAAGAAAGTCATTTTGATATTTCTTAAAACCTTTTGTATTTGACACAAACCAAAAGAATGCTCCAGTTACCAGAGGAACGGATGTTCCTTAATGATCTTGATAGCAATAGTTCTCCATTATTGAATAACCACTACACACAATCAGAAAGTTATGCTTTATAATGGAAGCGACCACTCTTGTCTATATTCTATGCAGAAGAGTGAATAGTCTTTTGCATGTTGAGGGATACCTCACATATTCAACCCGGTTTACTTGGAATCTGGTCTGGTTTACTTAGGAACTAACTCAGTACTTCGGTTTGGTTTTTATCTGAACTTGATTTAGCAATGGGAGCATTATCATCTATTTTAACGTAAAGTGTAAGTCACATTCTACTTACTCCGCAAGTGTATGAATCAAAAGAACAAAACACACAGATTTTAGGGGTTCATAAAGATCAAGATGAATGATATCTTGAGTTAAATCTCTGCAAGAGAATACTCTCAATAACCTAATATATTCACTTGAGATGATAAACCAAATCATAAGATCTGACATTTTCCTAACCAGATTTTTTTTTTTTGGTTAAAAGAAATATCATTTTGTTTGCAACAGATATGACTAATTGTTCGAACAACCTCTAAACCAACTTAATCACCTCTAAATCAGTAGTGAAGCATAAAACACCTACATGAACATAACGTCGATCCACGATATTGTTTTCCATATTATTCAAAGATTTTTAAATTGCTTTTGATGTTGTATAAAAGTTTTTATAGTCAATGATGAATGTTTATATATTTTGTATGTACATCGAGTTTTCGCAGCTCCGATATAATTATAAAGTCTGAACCCACCTGGAATTCGAATATTTTGGTTGACCTCACAAGACAGATGTTTTTGACGACGTAATTAACAAAGAAAGAACATGAACCGTTTAATTAGGAAAATATTGAGAATTTATTTTTCAAAAGAGATTATCTTTAACCTAAAACAAGCAGTAAAAAGCATGTCTGTTTTCTTGATAAGGCAGGAGGAATGAGCCTCTTTCTTCCTAACCTTGTTAATATAAATTCCAATTAGTATTGCATTGAAATTGTCGTATATGATGGTTTTTTTAAATTAATTTCTGTATCCAAATAAAGTCAAATAAATATTAAAACTTTTTAAAACTAGCTGACGTGGCAAGTTGAAGATTTTTAATAAAAAGAGGCACCGCGCGGCATGTCTTTTCAATTTTGTATTAGTGTTTTTAAAAAAATGGCCGGCGAAGACTCTTCCGATTCCATCATCGTCAACGTCGACGGAGACGATAACAAATCGGCGCTGTTCGGCAAATACGACCTCGGAAAGCTTCTCGGCAGCGGCGCGTTCGCCAAAGTCTACCAGGCGGAGGATCTCCACAACGGCCGCGAAAGCGTCGCGATCAAAGTCGTCCAGAAGAAGCGTCTGAAAGACGGACTCACGGCGCACGTCAAGAGGGAAATCTCTGTCATGCGCCGCCTCCGCCACCCTCACATCGTCCTCCTCTCCGAGGTCCTCGCCACCAAGACGAAGATCTACTTCGTCATGGAGCTGGCCAAGGGCGGCGAGCTGTTCTCGAGAGTCTCGAGCAACCGATTCACGGAGAAGCTCAGCCGGAAGTATTTCCGGCAATTGATCTCCGCCGTGAGGTACTGCCACGCGAGGGGGGTTTACCACCGCGATCTCAAGCCGGAGAATCTCCTCCTCGACGAGAATCGAGATCTGAAGGTTTCGGACTTCGGTTTAAGCGCGATGAAGGAGCAGATCAAATCAGATGGGATGCTCCACACTCTCTGTGGTACTCCTGCTTACGTGGCACCCGAGCTTTTAACGAAGAAAGGATACGACGGATCGAAAGCGGATATATGGTCATGCGGCGTCGTTTTGTTTCTTCTAAACGCAGGTTACTTGCCGTTTCGAGATTCAAACATCTCGGGACTCTACAGGAGAATCCGAACGGCTCAATACACCATGCCGGAGTGGACTTCTCCGGAGCTAATGAATCTTCTCCGCCGTTTACTGGAGCCAGTTCCGGAGAAACGGATCACCGTCGATGAGATTTTAAAGGATCCGTGG
Proteins encoded in this window:
- the LOC106340332 gene encoding CBL-interacting serine/threonine-protein kinase 22: MAGEDSSDSIIVNVDGDDNKSALFGKYDLGKLLGSGAFAKVYQAEDLHNGRESVAIKVVQKKRLKDGLTAHVKREISVMRRLRHPHIVLLSEVLATKTKIYFVMELAKGGELFSRVSSNRFTEKLSRKYFRQLISAVRYCHARGVYHRDLKPENLLLDENRDLKVSDFGLSAMKEQIKSDGMLHTLCGTPAYVAPELLTKKGYDGSKADIWSCGVVLFLLNAGYLPFRDSNISGLYRRIRTAQYTMPEWTSPELMNLLRRLLEPVPEKRITVDEILKDPWFNHGVDPSEIVGIQVDDYDLEESGKKLNAFELIASSSTANLAGLFGNFVTPDHCDQFVSDESPAEIMRKVVEVARQLNLRIAKKKERAVKLEGSQGVANIVVKIRRLTDELVMVEMKNKQRDVGLAWADELRRKLRRIINQPVNRGP